ACGGCCCCGCCGGCGCGCAGCCGCGGCCTGGTCGACCTGGTGGCCTGACCGGCATCGGGCCCGCCACGGCCCCAAGCCGGCACCCGGCGCCGGCTCCCACGCGCCAGCGGCGGGCGCCGGCACCTGCTCTGCCAGCAGCCGTTGCGGCGCCAACGGTGGCAACAACGGTGGCAACAACGGCGGCACGCACGGTGGCAACAACGGCCGCACACACCGCCGCACCCACCACGGCGGCACCACCCGCCGGCCCCGGTCAACGGCAGCCTTCACCGGGCCCCCCTGCCCTGGGCCGGCCACACCGGCCCGGGCCGCTGCCCCGGCCGGCGCGTGCCAGGGGCGCAAGACAGCCTGCGAATTGCCGGCCTTTTCGCCCCATGGCCGGGGCCGTGGCTCCGAATAATCGGTCGAAGAGCCTGAACGGGCGACGCCAGTCGTCCGCTCGGGTCTGCCGAGCCCTGGAGACCGCATGTCCGCCGCCCCCGCTGCCACCGCCGATACCGCTGCCGCCCCCGCCTCGGGCGGCAAGAAGAAGCTGATCATCATCATCGTGGCCGTCGTGCTGCTGCTCGTGCTGGGCGGCGGCGGCGCGTTCATGATGCTCAAGAAGAAGCCCGCCGACGAAGACGAGGAAGGCGGCGGCGACGGTCACGCCAAGACCAGCCAGGCCAAGTCCAAGGCCAAGGACGACCACGCCCCGCCGCCGCCGACGCTGCGCGACCCCAAGGTGCCGCCGGTGTTCGTGCCGCTCGACCCGTTCACGGTGAACCTGGCCGACAAGGACGTCGAGCGCTTCGCGCAGATCGGCGTGACCCTCGAGCTCGAAGACCCCAAGATCGGCGAGCAGCTCAAGACCTACATGCCGGCCATCCGCAACAACGTGCTGATGGTGCTGAGCAACAAGACCGCCGTGCAGCTGCTCAGCCGCGAAGGCAAGGAAAAGCTCGCCCGCAGCATCCTGCTGGCCTCGGTGCAGCCGCTGGGCTATCCGGTCGACTTCGAGGAAGACGAGGACGACGCCGAGCATGCCGACGAGGCGCCGAAAAAGAAGAAGAAGAAAAAGCGCGTGGTCGTGCAGTACCCGGTGACGGCGGTGCACTTCTCCACCTTCATCGTGCAGTGACCCCCCACGCCCAGGAACCCGCGGCCACGGAAGTACCGGCATGAACCAGCAGATCCTGTCGCAAGACGAGGTCGATGCGCTGCTGCAAGGCATCACCGGCGAAAGCCAGAAGCTCGAGGCCCCGGTCGAGGTCAAGGCCGAGGGCGTGCGCAACTACGACCCGGCCAGCCAGGAACGCATCGTCCGCGGCCGCATGCCCACCATGGAGGTGGTGGCCGAGCGCTTCGCCCGCAACATCCGCCTGGGCCTGTTCAAGCTCATCCGCAAGAGCCCCGAGGTGTCGATCTCGGGCATCAAGGTGGTGAAGTACAGCGCCTTCCTGCGCGAGATCGTGGTGCCCACCAACTTCAACATCATGGCCATCAAGCCGCTGCGCGGCCATGGCCTGCTGGTGTGCGAGCCGACCCTGGTGTTCGCGGTGATCGACGCGCTGTACGGCGGTGTGGGCAAGTACCACACCCGCATCGAGGGCCGTGACTTCTCGGCCACCGAGCAAAAGGTGATCCGCCGCCTGGTCGACTGCATCAGCGACGAGTTTGCCAAGGCCTGGACCGGCATCTACCCGATCGAGCTGGAGTACCAGCGCTCGGAGATGCAGCCGCAGTTCGCGGCCATCGCCACGGCCAGCGAGGTGGTGGTGACCTGCTCGTACTCGCTGGAAATCGGCGACACGGTGGGCACGATCCACTTCTGCATTCCGTACGCCACGATGGAGCCGATCCGCGACGTGCTCTACAGCACGATGCAGAGCGACGTGGCCGATCCCGACAGGCGCTGGGTCAAGCTGCTGCGCAACGAGATCCAGCTGGCCGAGGTGGAGCTGTGCGCCGAACTGGCCAATGCCGACGCCACGGTGGGCGAGCTGCTGTCATTCAAGCCCGGCGACTTTCTCGAGCTGGACCTGCTGCCGCAGATCCTGGCCAAGGTCGACGGGGTACCGGTTTTCAAATGCAACTACGGCACGTCGAGTGGCCGTTATGCGATCAAGGTCGACAAGCTGCTGACGGTGGACCACCGCGGCTGGCTGGGGGATGAGGACAATGGCTGACGACAACACGATGTCCGAAGAGGACCGCATGGCCGCCGAGTGGGCGGCCGCGCTGGAAGAGGCCGCGCCCACCGACCTGAGCGCCCCCAAGGCCATGGCCCCGGCCGCCGCCACCGCGCCGCAGTTCACCAACTTCAATGCCTCGTCTGGCGACGGCGTGCCGCCGGCGCACGACCTGAACATGATCCTGGACATCCCGGTGCAGCTCACCGTGGAACTGGGTCGCACGCGCATTCCCATCAAGAACATCCTGCAGCTGGCGCAGGGCTCGGTGGTGGAGCTCGACACCATGGCCGGCGAGCCGATGGACGTGCTGGTCAACGGCTACCTGATCGCCCAGGGCGAGGTGGTGGTGGTCAACGAGAAGTTCGGCATCCGCCTGACCGACATCGTCACGCCCAGCGAGCGCATGCGCCGCCTGAGCCGGCTGTGAATCCGGGGCCGCCCACATGAGCTCGACCGCGTTTCCGCTGCTCGGCCCGCTGCTGGCCTTTGTGCTGATCGTCGCGCTGATCCCGCTGTCGCTGTGGCTGGTCAAGCGTTCGCCGCTGGGCGCGCGCCTGGGCGTGGGCACCGGCCCCCTGCCCGCGGCGGCGGCCGGCCAGCAGCCACGCCTGCTGGGCGCGCTGGCGCTGGCCCCGGGCCAGCGCGTGGTCACGGTCGAGGTGGGCGCCGGCGACGAGCGCCGCTGGCTGGTGCTGGGCGTCAGCGCCGCGGGCATCCACACGCTGCACACCCTGCCGCCCGGCGCACCGCCGGCCAGCGACCCGACCGCCGCCACCGGCATGGCCGGCAGCTTTGCCCAGCTGCTGGCCCGCCAGCCCGGGGGCCGTGATGCGCGCTGAGAACCGCGGTGTTTTTTCGGCCCGCTGCCGGCGCGCCGCGCGTGTGCTGGGCTTGTCGGTGTTATCGGCCGTTCCTGCAGCGGCTTTAGCGCAAACGCAGGCAGCTGCGGCCGCGGCCGGCCCGGGACTGCCGCTGGTCATCGGCTCGGCCGGCGGCACCAGCTACTCGGTGCCGGTGCAGACGCTGCTGTTCTTCACCGCGCTGAGCTTTCTGCCCGCCGTGCTGCTGATGATGACCGGCTTCACCCGCATCGTCATCGTGCTGTCGCTGCTGCGCCAGGCGCTGGGCACGCCGGCCGCGCCGCCCAACCAGGTGATCGTGGGCCTGAGCCTGTTTCTCACCTTCTTCGTGATGTCGCCCACGCTGGACAAGGTGTACACCGAGGCCTGGCTGCCCTACTCGCAGCAGAAGATCGACTTCACCGAGGCCGTCTCGCGCGGCGGCCTGCCGGTGCGCGCCTTCATGATGAAGCAGACCCGCCAGGGCGACCTGCAGCTGTTTCGCAAGATGGCCAAGGTGCCCGACACCGTGGCCGCCAACGAGGTGCCCTTCACCGTGCTGGTGCCGGCCTTCGTGACCAGCGAGCTCAAGAGCGCCTTCCAGATCGGCTTCCTGATCTTCATCCCGTTCCTGATCATCGACATGATCGTCGCCAGCGTGCTGATGAGCCTGGGCATGATGATGCTCAGCCCGGTGCTGGTGAGCCTGCCGTTCAAGCTGATGCTGTTCGTGCTGGCCGATGGCTGGAACCTGCTGCTGGGCTCGCTGGCCGCGAGCTTCGCCCAATGAACACACCTTACCTAGACGCGAGCGGGCCGAGCGCCGGGCCGCTCCCAAGCCGGCCCGCATCCCCCCGGGGGATCGGGCGACGTACCCATCGACCGAGGGGCTGACACATGGACAGTCAACAAGCCTTCCACCTCGGCCAGCAGGGCCTGTACATGCTGCTGCTGGTGTCGGCGCCGCTGCTCATCACGGTGCTGCTGGTGGGCCTGGTGATCAGCGTGTTCCAGGCCGCCACGCAGATCAACGAGGCCACGCTGAGCTTCGTGCCCAAGGTGGTGGCCGCCGTGGTGGTGCTGGCCGTGGCCGGCCCGTGGATGCTGACCATGCTCACCGAATACATCCAGCAGACCCTGCTGGCCATTCCCAGCGCGGTGGGCTGAACGTGCCCCCACGTTGCTGCGCACCGGCCCCCCGAGGGGGCGCCCAGCCCCCTGTATCGGCCCGGCGCGGCCGCGCGCCCGCTGCGGCATGATCACCTTCACCGAGGCCCAGCTGCTGGCCTGGCTCACGCCGGTGTTCTGGCCCTTCGTGCGCGCGCTGGCGCTGCTGGCCAGCCTGCCGGTGTTCAGCCAGCGCGCGGTGCCGGCGCGGGTCAAGGTCGGCCTGGCGCTGTTCATCGCGCTGGCGGCCCAGCCCACGCTGCCGCCGATCACGCCGGTGCCGCTCGATTCCCTGGCGGCCTTCACCCGCCTGGCCCAGCAGCTGCTGGTGGGGCTGACGCTGGGATTTGCGGTGCGCGTGGTGTTCGCGGCCATGGAGCTGGGCGGCGAGCTGATCGGCCTGCAGATGGGCCTGAACTTCGCCGGCTTCTTCGACCCGGTGAGCGCCTCGCAGGGCACGGCCAGCTCGCGCTTCATGGGCACCATCGTGGCCTTCCTGTTCGTGCTGATCGGCGGCCACCTGGCGATCATGGGCGCGCTGGTGCACAGCTTCACGCTGTTTCCGGTAGGCGACGAGCCCTTCGCCTTCCTGCGCGCCACGCAGCCGCAGCTGTGGGGCCGCGAGCTGTTTGCGCTGGGCCTGTGGATCGCCCTGCCGCTGGTGGGCATGCTGCTGTTCGTGAACCTGGTGCTGGGCGTGATCGCCCGCGTGGCGCCGCAGATCAGCATCTTCTCGGTGGGTTTTCCGCTCACCCTGTCGGTGGGCCTGATCGGCATGCTGGTCACGCTGCCGATGATGGAGCAGCCGTTCACGATGGCCCTCGAGGACATGCTGGCGCACTTTCGCTGACGGCCGCTGCGCCCTGCAGGGCCAGCCGGCGGCGGCTCAAGTCGCGCGGCGTGCGGTCGATAAAGAAGGCCATCACCGGGCTGCCGTAACGGCCCGGCCCGACCCAACCCCAGCCTGGGGCGGCCTTTGACACCGGGTGTCCCACGCATGTCGCCTGTCCTCAGCTTCTTCCGGCCGCCGGTGGTGCTGCCGTCCATGCCCGAGGTGGCGCGCCGGCTGTTGAACACCTTCGGACGCGACAACGTCAGCATCGACGAGCTGGCCACGGTGATCGGCACCGACGGCGCGCTGTCGGCCCGCCTGCTGCGCCTGGCCAACAGCCCGCGCTACGCACCCAGCCGGCCCATCATGCGTCTGAACGACGCGGCGCAGATCATCGGCCTGGGCGCGCTGCGCGGCCTGGCGCTGGGGGCCAGCCTGGCCGACTGCTTTCCGCACCCGCCGGGCTTCGACCGCCTGCGCTTCTGGCGCCAGAACCTGGCCACCGCCGGCCATGCACGCTGGCTGGCGCAGGCCGCCCATGTGGATGCCGACACCGCCGAGACCGCCGGCCTGATGCTGCGCAGCGGCCAGCTGCTGATGCTGATGCACGAGCCCGGCCTGCTGTCGCTGGTGGAGGCCCTCACCGGCCCGCCCGACAGCGTGTTCGAGCTCGAGCGCCTGCACTTCGGCTGCACCCATGCCGAGGTGAGCGCCGAGCTGGCGGTGCGCTGGCGCTTCCCCAGTGCGCTGGTCGACGCGCTGCACAGCGCCGGTGATCCGCTGGCGGTGCGCCCGTTCCAGCGCATGGGCGCGGTGCTGCGCCTGGCCAGCGTCCTGGCCGACGCGGGCGACTCAGGGCTCGACCCCGTGGCCTCGGTCGACCTGGCCCAACCCGAGCTGAGCCTGGCCCTGGGGCTGGATCTGGCCAACATGCCGGACCTGTGCCCGCACCATGCGAGGCTGACGCTGGCGGTGGACGCGTTCGTGTCCTGAACCTTGGGGCTGGGCTGGGCTGGCCTGGCCTGGCCTGGCCTGGCCTGGCCTGGCCTGGCTGCTGGCTGCTGGCTGCTGGCTGCTGGCTGCTGGCTGCTGGCAGGTGGCTTTCCGGCGGGGTTGCCGATGGCTCTTTGCAGCGCGCCGGGTGTTCGCCCCGGCGGGCGACCTACTTTCTTTTTGCGAAAAGAAAGTAGGCAAAGAAAGCGCATCCCAACTTTCCGACACCACCGAGCATTTTGTTTGGTGCATCGCGGCGGGCGCCTCGCCCGCCCCGCGGGCTCGAACATAGCCAGCCGGAGAGGCATGTAGCCGGTCCACGCGCGCGGGCCCCCCGATCAAGACTTGCGGGCGCAGCGTGGTGTGGGCTGGACTTGGTCCATGCCATGGACTTGACCTCGGTTCTGCCCTTGAGCGAGGCGCGCGGTCAATGGCATGGCACGTCCGCTGCCAGAGCCTTCACAGTTGAGCGGCCATGCCATCGGCGGCGATGTGTCCGTCACCAAGCCGTTTGTCGGCAGCCTGTTCGAGCCCGCCGGGCGGGCGAGGCGCCCGCCCCGATGTGGGACAAGCGGCACGGCGGTGTCGGAAAGTTGGGATGCGCTTTCTTTGCCTACTATCTTTTCGCGAAAAGAAAGTAGGTCGCCCGCCGGGGCGAAACCCCGGCGCGCTGCAGCGAGCCATGGGAAAGCCCAACCGCAAGACCAACCCAAGCCAAGCCAGTCAAAGCCAGGCCAAGCCAAGTCAGTGCCAGCAAAGACAACTGGCCAGGTCGGGCCTCAGTCGCCCACCAGGCCGTTGCGGATGGCGTACACCGTCAGCTCGGCGTTGTTTTGCAGGCCCAGCTTCTCGAGCACCCGGGCGCGGTACACGCTCACCGTCTTGGGGCTCAGCGTCAGCTCCTCGGCAATGTCGGCCAGGCGCTTGCCCGAGGCGATCATCACCAGCGTCTGCAGCTCGCGGTCCGACAGCTTGTCGTGCGCGTTCTCGGGCGCCGGCGTGGTGAGGCTTTCCACCAGCATCTGGGCGATCTCGGGCGTCACGTACTTGCGCCCCTGGGCCACGGTGCGCACCGCCTGCACCAGGCTCTGCGGATCGCCGCCCTTGTTCACGTAGCCATAGGCGCCGGCGCGCAGCGCGCGGATGGCGTACTGGTCTTCGGGGTACATGCTGACCACCAGCACCTTCACCGCCGAGCCCTCGTCCTTGAGCGCATGCATCACGTCGAGGCCGCTGCGGCCGGGCAGGTTGATGTCGAGCACCAGCACGTCGCAGCCGCGGACATCGCCATGCTCGCGGGCCTGGGTCGCAAGCGTGCGCATCAGCGCGCGCAGCTCGCCGTAGTCGCCGGCCTCGCCCACCACCTCGATGTCGGCAGCGTCGGACAAGGTGTCGCGGATGCCGCGGCGGATCAGCGCATGGTCGTCGCAGAGGATGACTTTGATCATGAGTTGTCGTCCCAGCCCAGGGTGTCCGGGTCGTCGAAACAGGAGTCTTCGGCGCCGGCCGAGCCCGGGATGGGCACCGACAGCATCAGCACCGTGCCGCTGCCGCTGCTCGAGACGTCGACCCAGCCACCCACGGTGCCGGCGCGCTCGTGCAGGCCGCGCAGGCCGAAGCTGCGGGCCTTGGCCAGATCGGCCTTGGCCAGGCCGCGGCCGTTGTCGCTGACCTCGAGCGACAGCACGCCGCGCGCCAGCGAGAGGTCGATCAGCACCTTGCCGGCCTGGGCGTGCTTGGTCACATTGGTCAGCGCCTCCTGGGCGAAGCGATAGGCCACCAGCGGCACGCCCACCGGCAGCTGCATGCTGTCGTGGCTGGTCTGGCACAGGCAGGTGATGCCGTGGCGCTTCTCGAAGGCCTGGGCCATCCACTGCAGCGCCGGCACCAGGCCCTGCTCGAGGATGGCCGGGCGCA
The genomic region above belongs to Aquabacterium sp. OR-4 and contains:
- a CDS encoding flagellar basal body-associated FliL family protein, whose translation is MSAAPAATADTAAAPASGGKKKLIIIIVAVVLLLVLGGGGAFMMLKKKPADEDEEGGGDGHAKTSQAKSKAKDDHAPPPPTLRDPKVPPVFVPLDPFTVNLADKDVERFAQIGVTLELEDPKIGEQLKTYMPAIRNNVLMVLSNKTAVQLLSREGKEKLARSILLASVQPLGYPVDFEEDEDDAEHADEAPKKKKKKKRVVVQYPVTAVHFSTFIVQ
- the fliM gene encoding flagellar motor switch protein FliM codes for the protein MNQQILSQDEVDALLQGITGESQKLEAPVEVKAEGVRNYDPASQERIVRGRMPTMEVVAERFARNIRLGLFKLIRKSPEVSISGIKVVKYSAFLREIVVPTNFNIMAIKPLRGHGLLVCEPTLVFAVIDALYGGVGKYHTRIEGRDFSATEQKVIRRLVDCISDEFAKAWTGIYPIELEYQRSEMQPQFAAIATASEVVVTCSYSLEIGDTVGTIHFCIPYATMEPIRDVLYSTMQSDVADPDRRWVKLLRNEIQLAEVELCAELANADATVGELLSFKPGDFLELDLLPQILAKVDGVPVFKCNYGTSSGRYAIKVDKLLTVDHRGWLGDEDNG
- the fliN gene encoding flagellar motor switch protein FliN; translation: MADDNTMSEEDRMAAEWAAALEEAAPTDLSAPKAMAPAAATAPQFTNFNASSGDGVPPAHDLNMILDIPVQLTVELGRTRIPIKNILQLAQGSVVELDTMAGEPMDVLVNGYLIAQGEVVVVNEKFGIRLTDIVTPSERMRRLSRL
- a CDS encoding FliO/MopB family protein, with product MSSTAFPLLGPLLAFVLIVALIPLSLWLVKRSPLGARLGVGTGPLPAAAAGQQPRLLGALALAPGQRVVTVEVGAGDERRWLVLGVSAAGIHTLHTLPPGAPPASDPTAATGMAGSFAQLLARQPGGRDAR
- the fliP gene encoding flagellar type III secretion system pore protein FliP (The bacterial flagellar biogenesis protein FliP forms a type III secretion system (T3SS)-type pore required for flagellar assembly.); translated protein: MRAENRGVFSARCRRAARVLGLSVLSAVPAAALAQTQAAAAAAGPGLPLVIGSAGGTSYSVPVQTLLFFTALSFLPAVLLMMTGFTRIVIVLSLLRQALGTPAAPPNQVIVGLSLFLTFFVMSPTLDKVYTEAWLPYSQQKIDFTEAVSRGGLPVRAFMMKQTRQGDLQLFRKMAKVPDTVAANEVPFTVLVPAFVTSELKSAFQIGFLIFIPFLIIDMIVASVLMSLGMMMLSPVLVSLPFKLMLFVLADGWNLLLGSLAASFAQ
- the fliQ gene encoding flagellar biosynthesis protein FliQ; translated protein: MDSQQAFHLGQQGLYMLLLVSAPLLITVLLVGLVISVFQAATQINEATLSFVPKVVAAVVVLAVAGPWMLTMLTEYIQQTLLAIPSAVG
- the fliR gene encoding flagellar biosynthetic protein FliR, producing MITFTEAQLLAWLTPVFWPFVRALALLASLPVFSQRAVPARVKVGLALFIALAAQPTLPPITPVPLDSLAAFTRLAQQLLVGLTLGFAVRVVFAAMELGGELIGLQMGLNFAGFFDPVSASQGTASSRFMGTIVAFLFVLIGGHLAIMGALVHSFTLFPVGDEPFAFLRATQPQLWGRELFALGLWIALPLVGMLLFVNLVLGVIARVAPQISIFSVGFPLTLSVGLIGMLVTLPMMEQPFTMALEDMLAHFR
- a CDS encoding HDOD domain-containing protein — protein: MSPVLSFFRPPVVLPSMPEVARRLLNTFGRDNVSIDELATVIGTDGALSARLLRLANSPRYAPSRPIMRLNDAAQIIGLGALRGLALGASLADCFPHPPGFDRLRFWRQNLATAGHARWLAQAAHVDADTAETAGLMLRSGQLLMLMHEPGLLSLVEALTGPPDSVFELERLHFGCTHAEVSAELAVRWRFPSALVDALHSAGDPLAVRPFQRMGAVLRLASVLADAGDSGLDPVASVDLAQPELSLALGLDLANMPDLCPHHARLTLAVDAFVS
- a CDS encoding response regulator, coding for MIKVILCDDHALIRRGIRDTLSDAADIEVVGEAGDYGELRALMRTLATQAREHGDVRGCDVLVLDINLPGRSGLDVMHALKDEGSAVKVLVVSMYPEDQYAIRALRAGAYGYVNKGGDPQSLVQAVRTVAQGRKYVTPEIAQMLVESLTTPAPENAHDKLSDRELQTLVMIASGKRLADIAEELTLSPKTVSVYRARVLEKLGLQNNAELTVYAIRNGLVGD